From a region of the Candidatus Omnitrophota bacterium genome:
- the aroF gene encoding 3-deoxy-7-phosphoheptulonate synthase, whose protein sequence is MIIVLKPGTTEEQVSHIIQKVEKLGLTPHVSKGTERTIIGVIGPEDILRITPLEAYPGVEKVMPVLAPYKLVSREFKSQDSVIDVGKGVKIGGKNIVIFAGPCAIEDTDTLYDIAQEVKKVGAKILRAGAFKPRTSPYSFQGKGKEGLEILQKVGNDLDMVTITEVMDSRDVELVAKYVDILQIGARNMQNFNLLKEVGQTKKPVLLKRGLASTIKELLMSAEYILSGGNFNVILCERGIRTFEDYTRNTLDISAIPAVKQLSHLPIIADPSHAAGKWGLVAALSKAAVAAGADGLIVEVHSHPEDALSDGAQSLLPDNFANLTQELKTVAAAVGREI, encoded by the coding sequence ATGATCATTGTATTAAAACCTGGAACGACCGAAGAACAGGTAAGCCACATTATCCAAAAAGTCGAAAAACTCGGACTGACCCCGCATGTTTCCAAAGGGACAGAGAGGACCATCATTGGAGTGATCGGCCCGGAAGATATATTAAGGATCACCCCGCTGGAGGCATACCCTGGCGTAGAAAAGGTCATGCCGGTTTTAGCCCCTTACAAGCTGGTATCCCGGGAATTCAAATCCCAGGATTCGGTGATCGATGTGGGCAAAGGCGTGAAGATAGGCGGTAAAAATATCGTCATATTCGCAGGTCCGTGCGCGATTGAGGATACCGATACCCTTTACGATATCGCCCAGGAAGTAAAGAAAGTCGGGGCAAAGATACTGCGCGCAGGCGCATTCAAACCCAGGACATCACCTTACAGCTTTCAGGGAAAAGGCAAAGAAGGCCTGGAAATACTGCAAAAGGTCGGCAACGACCTGGATATGGTCACCATAACCGAGGTAATGGATTCCCGGGACGTGGAGCTGGTGGCTAAGTATGTCGATATCCTGCAGATAGGCGCGCGCAATATGCAGAATTTCAATCTTTTGAAAGAAGTCGGGCAGACAAAGAAACCGGTGCTATTAAAGCGCGGCCTGGCTTCGACCATCAAGGAACTGCTGATGTCGGCGGAATATATACTATCCGGAGGGAATTTTAACGTGATACTCTGCGAACGCGGTATCCGGACGTTCGAGGATTACACCCGCAATACACTGGATATCAGCGCGATCCCCGCGGTAAAACAGCTTTCGCATCTGCCGATAATCGCCGATCCCAGCCACGCGGCTGGAAAATGGGGGCTGGTTGCGGCGTTATCCAAAGCGGCTGTAGCAGCCGGCGCGGACGGATTGATCGTCGAAGTGCATAGTCACCCCGAGGACGCTTTATCCGACGGCGCGCAATCGCTTTTACCGGATAATTTCGCCAACCTCACACAGGAATTAAAGACCGTGGCCGCGGCTGTGGGAAGAGAGATATAA
- a CDS encoding prephenate dehydrogenase, whose product MKIFDKVAIVGIGLIGGAIAMEIKKKRLCRSVVGISRHKKNLQFAKKIKAIDAGSVSLEILKDADMVILATPVSAILEQAPEIAKAIRPDCIVCDVASTKYGIVARLDKLFPRFIGTHPLAGSEKRGIKNSPGVILDGSICIITPTKRTDKNTLKIVTAFFAKIGFKTVVMSAQDHDLALSFISHLPHLAAFTMINSIPRKFLDFAPPSLRETTRIASSDPQLWTDIILNNKRSVLNALELFLKNLSAVAAFIKNNDKSSLERVFAGAQRNRKILK is encoded by the coding sequence ATGAAAATATTCGATAAAGTGGCTATAGTCGGCATTGGGCTTATCGGCGGCGCGATCGCAATGGAAATAAAAAAGAAGCGGTTGTGCCGCAGCGTGGTCGGGATAAGCCGCCATAAAAAAAACCTTCAGTTCGCGAAAAAAATCAAAGCTATCGACGCCGGATCAGTATCCCTGGAGATACTTAAAGACGCGGATATGGTGATCCTGGCAACCCCGGTCAGCGCTATCCTGGAACAAGCGCCTGAAATCGCAAAGGCCATCCGTCCGGACTGTATCGTTTGCGATGTCGCCAGCACGAAATACGGGATTGTAGCCCGGCTGGATAAACTTTTCCCGCGCTTCATCGGGACCCATCCGTTGGCGGGATCTGAAAAACGGGGGATCAAAAATTCTCCGGGCGTTATCCTGGACGGATCGATCTGCATAATTACCCCGACCAAACGCACCGATAAGAATACTTTAAAGATTGTCACGGCGTTTTTTGCCAAGATAGGATTCAAGACCGTTGTGATGTCCGCCCAAGACCATGACCTGGCGTTATCATTCATAAGCCATCTGCCGCACTTGGCCGCGTTCACAATGATCAACTCTATTCCCCGCAAATTTTTGGATTTCGCGCCGCCCAGCCTGCGCGAGACCACGCGGATAGCCTCATCCGATCCGCAGCTCTGGACGGATATAATCCTGAACAATAAAAGGTCCGTCTTGAACGCCCTGGAGCTTTTTCTAAAAAACCTTTCAGCAGTCGCCGCATTTATCAAGAACAACGACAAATCTTCCCTGGAACGTGTTTTTGCCGGAGCCCAAAGAAATAGGAAAATACTTAAATGA
- the cmk gene encoding (d)CMP kinase, translating to MIIAIDGPAGAGKSTVAKILAKKLGFLYLDTGAMYRALTFKALENKMDIGDHAGLAALAKNTSIDLIPGKDDRLTVLLDGNDVSLAIREPRITRHVSDVAKVKEVRQVLLELQRKLGSSRNSILDGRDIGTMVFPNAEKKFFIDAKIDERVNRRYKDLQNLNIQGVSREQVAGDLNNRDTIDSTREFAPLKKADDAIYIDTTNLSIDEVVQAMINHLQ from the coding sequence ATGATCATTGCTATCGACGGTCCGGCAGGCGCAGGTAAAAGCACGGTCGCCAAGATACTGGCAAAGAAGCTGGGTTTCCTGTACCTTGATACCGGAGCGATGTACCGGGCGCTGACCTTTAAGGCGCTGGAGAACAAAATGGACATAGGCGACCACGCCGGGCTCGCCGCGTTGGCAAAAAACACCTCGATAGACCTGATCCCCGGCAAAGATGACCGATTAACCGTATTGCTGGACGGGAATGACGTTTCCCTGGCTATCCGCGAACCGCGAATAACCCGCCATGTTTCGGATGTTGCCAAGGTAAAAGAGGTGCGGCAGGTGCTTTTAGAACTCCAGAGAAAACTGGGATCCAGCCGCAACAGCATACTTGACGGCAGGGATATCGGCACAATGGTTTTTCCTAACGCCGAGAAAAAATTCTTTATCGACGCTAAGATCGATGAGAGGGTCAACCGCAGGTATAAAGACCTGCAGAATCTGAATATACAAGGCGTATCCCGTGAACAGGTCGCCGGGGACCTGAACAACCGCGACACCATTGATTCAACCCGGGAATTCGCTCCCCTGAAAAAAGCGGATGACGCTATCTATATCGACACGACGAATTTATCGATAGATGAAGTAGTTCAGGCAATGATAAACCACCTTCAATAA